The following DNA comes from Candidatus Thermoplasmatota archaeon.
GAATAGTTTAATGTATCATTGTAAAAATTTTTTGAACCGGGATTATAGAGAGATGGGTTTGTGGCTTATCAAATTTGATGGTGAAATGGGTATACTAAGATGTAACCATGTTGAAAAAGAGAACATTATAAAACTTTTGAGGTCAATAAGAAATGTTTCATCAAGAAAGGTTGAGATTGAAACTGTTGGAACATCTGGTACAATAAAAT
Coding sequences within:
- a CDS encoding Rpp14/Pop5 family protein → MGRNSIVRGSKRRRYIGFVVKSGRDSFTESDLVNSLMYHCKNFLNRDYREMGLWLIKFDGEMGILRCNHVEKENIIKLLRSIRNVSSRKVEIETVGTSGTIKSLVSKYMNK